One segment of Salvia splendens isolate huo1 chromosome 20, SspV2, whole genome shotgun sequence DNA contains the following:
- the LOC121781864 gene encoding transcription factor MYB90-like, with protein MEGVRKGMWTPEEDILLRKCIETYGQGKWHLVPLRAGLNRCRKSCRLRWLNYLKPNIKRGQFSNAEVDLIVRLHKLLGNRWSLIAGRLPGRTANDIKNFWNSHIEKRVAAEALTGRARGQKSITRSNILRPRPRTFSALRPETGLVTADTSQSHDADECTRWWSNLLEIAADNDDDGEKGLMHDACNKQQDEGDDVKEDFYDFSIDVDIWKLLNFGEDQ; from the exons ATGGAGGGAGTGAGGAAAGGCATGTGGACCCCTGAGGAAGATATTCTCCTTAGGAAATGCATTGAGACTTATGGCCAAGGGAAGTGGCATCTTGTTCCTCTTAGAGCAG GGCTGAACAGATGCAGGAAGAGTTGTAGGTTAAGATGGTTGAATTATTTGAAGCCTAATATCAAAAGAGGCCAATTTTCGAATGCCGAAGTCGATCTCATTGTTAGGCTTCACAAGCTCTTAGGCAACAG ATGGTCTCTCATTGCGGGTAGGCTACCGGGAAGGACAGCGAACGACATCAAGAACTTCTGGAACAGCCATATCGAGAAGAGGGTCGCAGCAGAGGCCTTAACGGGTCGGGCCAGAGGCCAAAAATCCATCACCCGCAGCAACATCTTGCGCCCCCGACCCCGGACCTTCTCAGCCCTACGCCCCGAGACGGGCCTAGTCACCGCGGATACATCTCAAAGCCACGACGCAGATGAGTGCACGAGGTGGTGGAGCAACTTGCTCGAAATAGCCGCTGATaacgacgacgacggcgagaaGGGATTAATGCATGATGCTTGCAACAAACAACAAGATGAAGGTGATGATGTAAAGGAGGATTTCTATGATTTCTCCATTGACGTTGATATTTGGAAGCTTCTCAACTTTGGAGAGGATCAATGA
- the LOC121782279 gene encoding DExH-box ATP-dependent RNA helicase DExH9-like, with protein MGSVKRRTLEEATEGCDTPPLKQRRENGNRDENGLIDEPVACLHEVSYPEGYQPLASNNQQREAKPAKEFPFSLDPFQLEAIKCLDNGESVMVSAHTSAGKTVVGLYAIAMSLRNKQRVIYTSPIKALSNQKYREFKEEFSDVGLMTGDVTIDPNASCLVMTTEIWRSMQYKGSEITREVAWIIFDEVHYMRDRERGVVWEESIVMAPRNSRFVFLSATVPNAREFADWVAKVHQQPCHIVYTDYRPTPLQHYVFPCGGDGLYLVVDEKGKFREDSFQKALNALIPANEDRRKENGKGPKGLVAGKAGEDSDIFKMIKMIILRQYDPVICFSFSKRECEFLAMQMAKMDLSDEDEKVNIETIFWSAMDMLSDDDKKLPQVSNMLPLLKRGIGVHHSGLLPILKEVIEILFQEGFIKCLFATETFTIGLNMPAKTVVFTNVRKFDGDKFRWISSGEYIQMSGRAGRRGIDDRGICILMVDEKLEPSTVKFMLKGSADSLNSAFHLSYNMLLNQIRAADADPENLLRNSFYQFQADRAIPDLEKQAKILEAERDSIVIEEEDSVENYYSLLKQYKSLKKEIRDIVFSPKNCLPFLQPGRLVSIQCTKNDDDSPSFSMQDEVTWGVIINFERVKVASEDDANKKPEDASYTVDILTRCRVHKDEIAKKTIRIVPLKESGEPAVISIPISQIDSLSSVRLIIPRDLLPLEARENTLKKVSEVLVRFAKEGVPILDPEDDMKVQSSSYRKATRRTEALENLFEKHEVAKSPLIEQKLKVLHTKKELTAKIRSLKKAMKSSSVLAFKDELKARKRTLRRLGYITSDDVVELKGKVACEISSAEELTLTELMFNGVLKDIRVEEMISLLSCFVWQEKLQEAQKPRDELELLFMQLQETARKVAKVQLECKVQIDVENFVSSFRPDIMEAVYAWARGSKFYEIMEMTPVFEGSLIRAIRRLEELLQQLILAAKSIGETDLEVKFEDAVTKIKRDIVFAASLYL; from the exons ATGGGTTCAGTGAAGAGAAGGACGTTGGAGGAGGCGACGGAGGGCTGCGACACTCCGCCGCTGAAGCAGCGGAGAGAGAATGGGAATCGTGATGAGAATGGTTTGATAGATGAACCTGTAGCTTGCCTTCACGAAGTATCGTATCCAGAGGGGTACCAGCCGCTCGCTTCAAATAATCAGCAGCGTGAAGCAAAGCCTGCCAAGGAATTCCCCTTTTCTCTTGATCCTTTTCAGCTGGAAGCTATCAAGTGTCTCGACAATGGAGAATCCGTCATG GTCTCTGCACATACATCTGCTGGTAAGACAGTTGTGGGCTTGTATGCCATAGCGATGTCGTTGCGCAACAAGCAACGTGTGATATATACATCTCCAATTAAAGCTCTTAGCAACCAGAAATATAGAGAGTTTAAAGAAGAGTTTTCGGATGTTGGGTTGATGACAGGTGACGTCACTATCGACCCCAATGCGTCTTGCTTG GTTATGACCACTGAGATCTGGCGAAGCATGCAATACAAAGGATCAGAAATTACTAGGGAGGTGGCCTGGATTATTTTTGATGAAGTACATTACatgagagacagagagagaggtGTTGTGTGGGAAGAGAGTATTGTTATGGCCCCGAGGAACTCCCGATTTGTGTTTCTGTCTGCCACAGTGCCCAATGCAAGGGAGTTTGCTGATTGGGTTGCAAAG GTGCATCAGCAACCATGTCATATTGTTTACACAGATTATCGGCCAACACCCCTTCAGCATTACGTCTTTCCTTGTGGAGGTGATGGTCTCTACTTAGTGGTTGATGAAAAGGGTAAGTTTCGTGAGGACAGCTTTCAGAAAGCTCTTAATGCTCTGATTCCGGCCAATGAGGACAGAAGGAAAGAGAATGGGAAAGGTCCGAAAGGTTTAGTTGCGGGTAAAGCTGGTGAAGATAGTGATATATTTAAGATGATCAAAATGATCATTTTGCGCCAGTATGACCCTGTCATATGTTTCAGTTTTAGCAAAAGAGAATGTGAATTTCTTGCTATGCAG ATGGCAAAAATGGATCTAAGTGATGAGGATGAGAAAGTAAACATTGAAACTATTTTCTGGAGTGCTATGGATATGCTGTCGGATGATGATAAGAAGCTGCCACAG GTTTCAAATATGCTGCCCTTGTTGAAACGAGGCATAGGTGTACATCACTCTGGTTTACTGCCCATACTGAAGGAAGTCATTGAAATCTTGTTCCAGGAAGGATTTATCAAG TGCTTGTTTGCCACAGAGACCTTCACCATTGGGCTAAATATGCCTGCAAAAACTGTTGTCTTCACTAATGTTCGGAAATTTGATGGAGATAAGTTTAGGTGGATATCCAGTGGGGAGTATATACAAATGAGTGGCCGAGCTGGTCGTCGTGGAATTGATGATCGGGGTATTTGCATCCTTATGGTTGATGAGAAGCTAGAGCCTTCAACAGTGAAATTTATGTTGAAAGGAAGTGCAGATTCTTTGAACAG TGCGTTCCACTTAAGCTACAATATGCTTTTAAATCAAATACGAGCTGCAGATGCGGATCCTGAGAATTTGCTTCGTAATTCTTTCTATCAGTTTCAGGCTGATCGTGCCATTCCCGATCTTGAG AAACAAGCAAAGATCCTTGAAGCAGAGAGGGATTCTATTGTaatagaagaagaagatagCGTGGAAAACTACTATTCTCTTCTAAAACAATACAAAAGTctgaaaaaggaaatacgtgATATAGTTTTTTCTCCAAAAAATTGTTTGCCTTTTCTGCAGCCTGGAAGACTTGTTTCTATACAATGCACAAAGAATGATGATGACTCCCCATCATTCTCTATGCAGGATGAGGTCACATGGGGAGTAATCATAAATTTTGAGAGGGTTAAAGTAGCCTCTGAAG ATGATGCAAACAAGAAGCCCGAAGATGCAAGCTATACAGTGGATATTCTCACAAGGTGTAGAGTGCATAAGGATGAAATTGCTAAAAAAACAATTAGAATCGTTCCCTTAAAGGAGTCTGGAGAGCCTGCTGTCATTTCGATCCCTATTTCACAG ATTGATAGCTTAAGTAGTGTCCGGCTAATAATACCGAGGGATCTTCTTCCATTAGAGGCTCGAGAAAATACTTTGAAGAAAGTGTCTGAAGTTCTGGTAAGATTTGCAAAAGAAGGTGTACCTATTCTAGATCCTGAAGATGACATGAAG GTTCAAAGCAGCTCTTACAGGAAGGCGACACGAAGGACAGAAGCACTGGAGAATCTTTTTGAGAAGCATGAAGTTGCTAAATCTCCTCTGATTGAGCAGAAGCTGAAAGTCCTGCACACGAAGAAGGAACTTACAGCAAAAATTAGATCTCTTAAGAAAGCAATGAAATCTTCATCTGTGTTGGCATTCAAAGATGAATTAAAAGCCAGGAAAAGAACTCTTAGGAGACTGGG GTATATTACTAGTGATGATGTTGTTGAACTAAAGGGTAAAGTTGCTTGTGAAATCAGCAGTGCGGAAGAGTTGACATTGACAGAACTCATGTTCAATGGGGTTCTAAAGGATATAAGGGTGGAGGAGATGATATCTCTTCTGTCATGTTTTGTTTGGCAAGAAAAACTGCAGGAAGCTCAAAAGCCGCGGGATGAGCTTGAGTTGCTTTTTATGCAACTACAGGAGACAGCACGTAAGGTGGCTAAGGTTCAGCTTGAGTGCAAG GTACAgattgatgttgagaattttGTGAGTTCTTTCAGACCAGACATCATGGAAGCTGTCTATGCTTGGGCCAGAGGATCTAAATTCTATGAAATTATGGAGATGACACCTGTTTTTGAGGGCAGCTTGATCCGAGCAATCAGGAGACTGGAAGAACTCCTTCAGCAGCTCATACTAGCTGCAAAATCAATTGGTGAGACAGATCTTGAAGTTAAATTCGAGGATGCTGTCACCAAGATCAAGAGAGATATCGTTTTTGCTGCATCTTTGTACTTATAG